The DNA segment GCTGATCGCCAGTCTAAATATCTCCCAAATTTGTCAAGAAAAGCTCGCTTGGAACCATCTCGACCTGCTTTTCTCTAAGAACACAAGGAAAGTAGCATAATGAAGTGGGAGGTATTGAACAGTCTCAATCCGAAGATTCGAATCAATTAGAAAAAATGGATTGACAGATTTGGACATCTAAATTCTTGTGTACAAACATAGTAAAAGCGCCTTGAGCGTGAAGCACAAGTCCCATATTTAGCAGGGGCTTATAGTTCTTTAGGAGGAATAATGATATCCTACTATCAGGATACTCATTGTGAGTATCGTGGTGGCTGTTGCTTCGGCGGCAGTCTGAATAATTTAATAACAAGCCAGCGGCATATCCACTTGATAGCGAGGCGGAGCTGTATCCAGCATATCGTGTGCATTTCAGGTGAAATCTGCCCAAATAGTGGAGGTTCCAGTGAGTAAACAGGAAAATCGTATTCGGATTAAGTTGAAAGCTTATGACCATCGTTTATTGGATCAATCTGTCGCGGAGATCGTGAAGAGCACACGTAACACTGGCGCCAAGGTTGTGGGGCCAATCCCGCTGCCTACAGATCGTACAATATACACGGTTTTACGTTCACCCCATACCGACAAGAAATCTCAAGACCAATTCCAGATGTTGGTTCACAAACGTTTGGTTGACATCATGAATCCTACCCAGCAGACTACCAATGCTTTGAAGAAGCTCAGTCTGCCTGCGGGAGTTCATGTGGAGATCAAGGCAAATACCAGGAGCTAAGCATGATCGGACTTATCGGAAAGAAAATAGGTATGACTCAGATATTTGACGAGAGCGGCAAAGTGATTCCGGTTACCGTGATACAAGCCGGTCCGTGCAAAGTGATCTGTAAACGTACAATCGAAACCAATGGTTATGATGCCATCCAGGTGGGTTTTGAAGAGATACCTGAACGTAAGGTGTCAAAGCCCATGCTGGGACATTTCAAGAAATACGGCAGTGCAAACTACCGTTTTGTAAGAGAATTTCGCCCCGCCCTCGGCCAGCAGCTCGATCAGTATAACACTGGTGATGCTCTGGACGCCACATTGTTTGGTGCGGGTGAGACAGTATCTGTTACCGCAAAATCCAAAGGTCGTGGTTATACCGGTGTGATGAAGCGTCATGGTTTTGGCGGATTCATCGCTACCCACGGTTCCCACGAATCGTTCCGCGGCCCCGGTTCCATCGGTCAATGTGCCCAGCCATCACGCGTGTTCAAGGGTATGAAAATGGCGGGACAACATGGCAATGCCAATGTAACCACGCGTCATTTGGACGTGGTGAAAGTGGATGCCGAGCGGAACCTGGTAATGGTCAAGGGTGCTGTACCCGGCCATCGCAATTCCTTAGTAGTATTACATAAGGAACAGTAGGGGGAGACAAATGGTAAAAGCAAAAAAATATAATATCCAAGGTGAGATGATCGGAGAAGTGGAACTTCCGCTTTCCGTATTCGACGTGGATGTAAACTCTCCCAAAGTGCTATTGCACGAAGTTGTTACTATGTATCTCAGCAATCAGCGTCAAGGTACAGTGCAAAAAAAGAATCGCTCCATGACCCAAGGCAGCACGAAGAAGCTTTTCAAACAGAAGGGAACCGGTAATGCCCGCATGGGAACCCGCCGTTCACCCGTCCGCGTACATGGCGGCAAGGCTTTTGCGCTCTACCCGAAAGATTGGACCCGTCCCATTCCGCGTACCAAGAAGCGTATGGCTCTGAAGGTTGCCCTTACCGATCGGGCGCGCAACGGCCGCATCTGCATCATCGAAGGTCTCAATTTCGACACAGCCAGCACCAAGCAAGCTCTGGAAATCCTTGCCAAAGTGGCTCCTGAAAGAGGCCGCAAACTGGTGGTTACCAATGGACATCACCTTCCTACAGTTAAAAGCTTCAGCAATCTGCCGGACGTGATGACCGATCGCGCAGAGCAACTGCATGCTTATGAGATTCTGAAGAGCAGCTACATCATCTTAAGCGATGATGCACTGAAAAAAGTAGAGGAGGTATTCAGCTCATGATACATCCGCGTAATATAGTTATAGCTCCCATCATCACAGAGAAGAGCAGCACACAAGTAGCTACAGACAATATCTACACCTTCAAGGTATCGATAAATGCCAATAAGATTGAGATCGCCAAAGCCATCGAGCACATCTTTGCAGTGAAGGTTTTGGCAGTAAACACCATCCGTATGATGGGCAAGCCAAAACGTTTGGGCAAATACAATGGTAAGCGCCCGGATTGGAAGAAGGCGATCGTAACCCTGCGCGAAGGCGACAAAATAGCCGATTTTGAGGTATAAAAATGGGAATTAAGCATTATAAACCTACTACCCCTTCCCTCCGCTATCGCACGGGTTATAGCTTTAATGAGATTAGCGCCTCCACTCCGGAAAAATCTCTGCTGAAACCCAAGCCGAAAACCGGTGGACGTAACAACCGCGGTCGCATCACCTGCCGTCATCGTGGCGGTGGACACCGTAAGCACTACCGTATTATAGATTTCAAACGTGATAAGATCGGTATTCCGGCCAAAGTTGCCTCCATCGAATACGATCCCAATCGCACTGCTCGCATCGCACTACTGCACTATGTTGACGGCGAAAAGCGCTACATCATTGCTCCCGACGGATTGGAAGTGGGCAGCAAGCTGATGAGCGGTCCCGAAGCAGAAGTAGCGGTAGGCAATGCTCTCCCCCTGGATAGAATACCTTTGGGTAGCGTGGTTCACAACATCGAGCTGAAGAAAGGCCGTGGCGGCCAGATCGCTCGCAGTGCCGGCGCCTTTGCTCAAGTAGTGGCCAAAGATGGTGACTACGTTCATGTGAAGATGCCCTCCAATGATGTGCACCTGATCCGCAAGGAATGCCTTGCCACAATCGGCCAGGTAAGCAATCTTGATCACTCTCTGATCAAAATTGGCAAAGCCGGGCGTAAACGCTGGATGGGAATTCGCCCCACCGTTCGCGGCGTGGTAATGAACCCGGTTGATCACCCCATGGGTGGCGGTGAAGGGAAATCATCCGGCGGCAGACATCCCGTATCCCCCTGGGGCAAACCTGCCAAGGGTGGAAAAACCCGCAAAACCCGCAAGTATTCCGATAAGTATATCGTGAAAGCGGTTAAAAAGAGATAGTGTGAGGATATAGATATGTCACGTTCAATTAAAAAAGGCCCCTTCGTTGACGATCACTTGATGAAGAAAGTTGTAGTCCTCAATGACGATAACAAGAAAAGCGTGATCAAGACCTGGAGCCGTCGTTCGGTGATAACTCCGGACTTTATCGGTCATACTTTTTCCGTTCACAACGGTCATAAATTTGTACCCGTGTACGTAACGGAGAACATGGTGGGGCACAAGCTTGGTGAATTCTCACCCACACGTACCTACCGTGGCCATAAAGAAAAGAAGAAAAAAGGCAGATAGGAGATAAGAAATGGAAGCAACAGCAAAATTGCGTTTCGCTCGTGGTTCTGCCCGCAAAGCCAGACTGGTCTTGGACACCATTCGCTACAAACGTGTAAGCGAAGCCCAAAACATCCTGCGTTTCTCACGTCGCAGAGCGGCTGGTATTGTTAGTAAAGTGTTGGATTCAGCAATAGCCAACGCCCAGGTAAAGGATCCCAAGATCGACCTCAACCAGGTTTATGTAAGCCAGGCGATGGCCGATGAGGGTCCTCAGATGAAAAGATTCATGCCAAGAGCTCAGGGAAGAGCATTTGAGATCAGGAAACAGACCTGTCATATTTCCCTGGAGATCCAGACTTTAGAATAGGAGGAATACCTTGGGACAAAAAATACACCCCATTCTGTACCGCATCGGCGTAAATAAAGACACCGATTCCATCTGGTTTGCTCAAGGCTCGTCTTATGTGGATTCTCTCCAGGAAGACATAAAAATACGCAGCTACATTCAGAAGCGTCTGGCCGATAAAATGGTCTCCAAGATCAAGATTTACCGGAAGACCAGCTCCATTCAGATAGATATCTCTACTGCCCGCCCCGGTTTGGTGATCGGTAAGAAAGGTGAAGATATCGAGAAGTTGCGTGGCGAGCTGAACATACTGATAAACAAAAACCGCCCTGCCCCGGTCGCTGTATCCATCAACGTGGAACAGATCGACAAGATGTGGTTGGATGCCCGCCTTGTGGGTAGAGAGATTGCCCGCCAGCTGGAAGAACGCGTTTCTTTCCGCCGTGCGATGAAAATGGCAATACGTAATGTGATGAGAGACAACGCTCTCGGAGTAAAAGTTCAGGTTTCCGGACGCCTTGGCGGCGCAGAAATCGCGCGTACCGAGCGTTACAAACAGGGACGCACCCCGCTCCACACTATTCGTGCTGATATAGACTATGCCCTTGTGGAAGCACAAACCACATACGGCGTGATCGGCATCAAAGTGTGGATCTACAAAGGCGACATATTGTCATAAGGAGAGAGCAGTGTTAGCACCAAAAAAAGTAAGACATCGCAAGATGATGAAGGGCAGACGCAACGGTCTATCTTGGACCGGCTGCAATGTCGATTTTGGCGATTATGGCTTGATAGCCCTGGATGATGCTTTCATCTCCAGCCGCCAGATCGAAGCTGCTCGTATTGCGATCACTCGTCACATGAAACGTGTTGGTAAGGTTTGGATCCGCATTTTCCCGGACAAACCCATTACCAGTAAACCGGCAGAGACCCGTATGGGAAAAGGTAAAGGCGCCCCGGAATATTGGGTGGCGGTAGTTCGTCCCGGTCGTGTAATGTTTGAGATCGAAGGCGTAGACCTTGCCACAGCCAAAGAAGCCATGCGTCTGGCCGCCCACAAGCTCCCCATCAGAACCCGTATGGTTGCCCGTGAAGGAGTGGAATTATGAAGATCGACGAAATACGCGACCTCAGCACCCACGAGCTGCAGGCCAGAATCGAAGAACTCCGCATCGAGCTCTTTAACTTGCGCTTTCAAAAAGCCAAAAACCTGCTCGATCGCACAGACCGCATCCGGATCGCCAAACGCGAGATTGCCCGGATACTCACCATCATCAAAGAAAAAGAGCTAAAGGCTTGAGGTGAAAGTGGAAAACACACGTAGAATGATCAAACAGGGTGTGGTGGTTTCGGATAAAAACGACAAAAGCATCGTCGTTCGCGTTCAACGCCAATACATCCATCCGCTATACAAAAAGACCGTCCGCCGCCATAAGAAGTTTATGGCTCACGACGAAAACAACGAGGCCCGCGAAGGTGATATCGTACAGATTCGCGAATCACGTCCGCTAAGTGCCCGTAAACGCTGGACTCTGCACAAGATTGTAGAGAGAAGTAAATAAGGGAGTTTGGGAATGATTCAAGTACAAACCATATTGAATATCGCCGATAACTCCGGCGCTAAAAAAGCCATGTGCATCAAAGTCTTGGGTGGCTCCAAACGCAAGTATGCCACCGTAGGCGATGTGATCGTGGTAGCCATCAAATCCGCTACTCCAGGCGGCAAAGTGAAAAAAAGTGCTGTCGAGAAAGCCGTGATCGTGCGTACTGCCAAAGAAGTACGTCGTCCGGACGGATCTTACATCCGTTTTTCCGACAACGCCGCTGTAGTGATCGATGATAAACTCGAGCCCAAGGGTACCCGCATCTTTGGTCCAGTGGCTCGCGAACTGCGTGAAGCCGGATACATGAAGATTGTATCCCT comes from the Candidatus Cloacimonadota bacterium genome and includes:
- the rplV gene encoding 50S ribosomal protein L22, translated to MEATAKLRFARGSARKARLVLDTIRYKRVSEAQNILRFSRRRAAGIVSKVLDSAIANAQVKDPKIDLNQVYVSQAMADEGPQMKRFMPRAQGRAFEIRKQTCHISLEIQTLE
- the rplD gene encoding 50S ribosomal protein L4 gives rise to the protein MVKAKKYNIQGEMIGEVELPLSVFDVDVNSPKVLLHEVVTMYLSNQRQGTVQKKNRSMTQGSTKKLFKQKGTGNARMGTRRSPVRVHGGKAFALYPKDWTRPIPRTKKRMALKVALTDRARNGRICIIEGLNFDTASTKQALEILAKVAPERGRKLVVTNGHHLPTVKSFSNLPDVMTDRAEQLHAYEILKSSYIILSDDALKKVEEVFSS
- the rplB gene encoding 50S ribosomal protein L2, yielding MGIKHYKPTTPSLRYRTGYSFNEISASTPEKSLLKPKPKTGGRNNRGRITCRHRGGGHRKHYRIIDFKRDKIGIPAKVASIEYDPNRTARIALLHYVDGEKRYIIAPDGLEVGSKLMSGPEAEVAVGNALPLDRIPLGSVVHNIELKKGRGGQIARSAGAFAQVVAKDGDYVHVKMPSNDVHLIRKECLATIGQVSNLDHSLIKIGKAGRKRWMGIRPTVRGVVMNPVDHPMGGGEGKSSGGRHPVSPWGKPAKGGKTRKTRKYSDKYIVKAVKKR
- the rplW gene encoding 50S ribosomal protein L23, producing MIHPRNIVIAPIITEKSSTQVATDNIYTFKVSINANKIEIAKAIEHIFAVKVLAVNTIRMMGKPKRLGKYNGKRPDWKKAIVTLREGDKIADFEV
- the rpsJ gene encoding 30S ribosomal protein S10, producing MSKQENRIRIKLKAYDHRLLDQSVAEIVKSTRNTGAKVVGPIPLPTDRTIYTVLRSPHTDKKSQDQFQMLVHKRLVDIMNPTQQTTNALKKLSLPAGVHVEIKANTRS
- the rplC gene encoding 50S ribosomal protein L3, with amino-acid sequence MIGLIGKKIGMTQIFDESGKVIPVTVIQAGPCKVICKRTIETNGYDAIQVGFEEIPERKVSKPMLGHFKKYGSANYRFVREFRPALGQQLDQYNTGDALDATLFGAGETVSVTAKSKGRGYTGVMKRHGFGGFIATHGSHESFRGPGSIGQCAQPSRVFKGMKMAGQHGNANVTTRHLDVVKVDAERNLVMVKGAVPGHRNSLVVLHKEQ
- the rplP gene encoding 50S ribosomal protein L16, with translation MLAPKKVRHRKMMKGRRNGLSWTGCNVDFGDYGLIALDDAFISSRQIEAARIAITRHMKRVGKVWIRIFPDKPITSKPAETRMGKGKGAPEYWVAVVRPGRVMFEIEGVDLATAKEAMRLAAHKLPIRTRMVAREGVEL
- the rpmC gene encoding 50S ribosomal protein L29 is translated as MKIDEIRDLSTHELQARIEELRIELFNLRFQKAKNLLDRTDRIRIAKREIARILTIIKEKELKA
- the rplN gene encoding 50S ribosomal protein L14, with product MIQVQTILNIADNSGAKKAMCIKVLGGSKRKYATVGDVIVVAIKSATPGGKVKKSAVEKAVIVRTAKEVRRPDGSYIRFSDNAAVVIDDKLEPKGTRIFGPVARELREAGYMKIVSLAPEVL
- the rpsC gene encoding 30S ribosomal protein S3, with translation MGQKIHPILYRIGVNKDTDSIWFAQGSSYVDSLQEDIKIRSYIQKRLADKMVSKIKIYRKTSSIQIDISTARPGLVIGKKGEDIEKLRGELNILINKNRPAPVAVSINVEQIDKMWLDARLVGREIARQLEERVSFRRAMKMAIRNVMRDNALGVKVQVSGRLGGAEIARTERYKQGRTPLHTIRADIDYALVEAQTTYGVIGIKVWIYKGDILS
- the rpsQ gene encoding 30S ribosomal protein S17, encoding MENTRRMIKQGVVVSDKNDKSIVVRVQRQYIHPLYKKTVRRHKKFMAHDENNEAREGDIVQIRESRPLSARKRWTLHKIVERSK
- the rpsS gene encoding 30S ribosomal protein S19 yields the protein MSRSIKKGPFVDDHLMKKVVVLNDDNKKSVIKTWSRRSVITPDFIGHTFSVHNGHKFVPVYVTENMVGHKLGEFSPTRTYRGHKEKKKKGR